One genomic segment of Bacteroidota bacterium includes these proteins:
- the fsa gene encoding fructose-6-phosphate aldolase, which yields MKFFIDTADLNEIKEAEALGILDGVTTNPSLMAKVGITGKENIMNHYKAICEIVDGDISAEVISTDFDGMVAEAKVLSALHENIVVKIPMIKEGVKALKWCTDNNIRTNCTLVFSAGQALLAAKAGATYLSPFIGRIDDINWDGIKLIDQIVTIYNIYGYDTEVLAASIRNPLHIVRCAEVGADVVTCPLSSIMGLFKHPLTDIGLAQFLADHEKANK from the coding sequence ATGAAATTTTTTATTGATACAGCAGATCTGAATGAAATAAAAGAAGCAGAAGCTTTAGGAATTTTAGATGGTGTAACAACTAATCCATCGCTGATGGCAAAAGTGGGAATTACGGGTAAAGAAAATATTATGAATCACTATAAAGCTATTTGCGAAATAGTGGATGGTGATATTAGTGCGGAAGTAATTTCAACGGATTTTGATGGTATGGTTGCAGAGGCAAAAGTGCTGAGTGCTTTGCATGAAAATATTGTGGTGAAAATTCCAATGATTAAAGAAGGAGTGAAGGCATTGAAATGGTGTACTGATAATAATATTCGCACCAATTGTACTTTGGTTTTCTCCGCAGGGCAGGCATTACTTGCCGCTAAAGCAGGCGCTACTTATTTATCACCTTTCATCGGCAGGATAGATGATATAAACTGGGATGGTATAAAACTGATAGATCAGATAGTGACGATTTATAATATTTATGGTTACGATACAGAAGTATTGGCAGCATCTATTCGCAATCCATTACATATTGTTCGCTGCGCAGAAGTAGGAGCAGATGTAGTTACTTGTCCCTTGAGTTCTATCATGGGATTATTTAAACATCCATTAACTGATATCGGGTTGGCGCAGTTTCTTGCTGATCATGAGAAGGCGAATAAGTAA
- a CDS encoding acyl-CoA carboxylase subunit beta, which yields MNLEFNKNEDALKLLVSKMQQRQNKIEEGGGKKRIEKLHAQGKLTARERIDLLLDKDAQRIEIGSFAGYEMHEEHGGCPAAGVVVVIGYVEKRLCVIVANDATVKAGAWFPITGKKNLRAQEIAMENHLPIIYLVDSAGVFLPMQDEIFPDKENFGRIFRNNAIMSSMGITQIAAIMGSCVAGGAYLPIMSDEALIVKNTGSIFLAGPYLVKAAIGEDVDAETLGGALTTTELSGICDYAAEDDADCIKKIREIMNKLGAKPQAGFDRIKPAEPKLNPEEIYGNTPTEASKPYDTHFLIQRLVDDSNFEEYKAGYGKTIICGYGRVDGWAVGIVANQRKTVKNKKGEMQLGGVIYSDSADKAARFIMNCNQKKIPLVFLQDVTGFMVGTKSEHGGIIKDGAKMVNAVSNSVVPKFTIIVGNSYGAGNYAMCGKAYDPRLIVAWPNAKIAVMGGAQAASTLMQIQVSSLKAKGKELSAEDEAAMLKEITDRYNTQMTPYYAAARLWVDAIIDPIQTRNWISLGIEAANQNPDIKPFSTGVMQV from the coding sequence ATGAATTTAGAATTTAATAAAAATGAAGATGCATTGAAATTATTGGTTTCTAAAATGCAGCAGCGTCAAAATAAAATTGAAGAAGGCGGCGGAAAAAAACGCATTGAGAAATTACATGCACAAGGAAAATTAACAGCAAGAGAACGCATAGATTTATTGTTGGATAAAGATGCACAACGCATCGAAATTGGTTCCTTCGCCGGATATGAAATGCACGAAGAACATGGTGGTTGTCCTGCTGCCGGAGTTGTAGTTGTAATTGGTTATGTTGAAAAACGATTATGTGTAATTGTTGCAAACGATGCTACTGTAAAAGCAGGTGCATGGTTTCCAATTACCGGAAAGAAAAATTTGCGTGCCCAGGAAATTGCAATGGAAAATCATTTACCCATTATTTATCTCGTGGATAGTGCCGGTGTTTTTCTGCCGATGCAAGATGAAATTTTTCCCGACAAAGAAAACTTCGGTCGCATATTTCGCAACAATGCAATTATGAGCAGTATGGGCATTACACAAATTGCCGCCATCATGGGTAGTTGTGTTGCAGGTGGTGCTTACTTACCTATTATGAGTGATGAGGCATTGATTGTAAAAAACACAGGCAGTATTTTTCTTGCAGGTCCTTACTTAGTGAAAGCTGCTATTGGTGAAGATGTGGATGCAGAAACTCTCGGTGGCGCATTAACCACTACAGAACTTTCCGGCATTTGCGATTATGCCGCAGAAGATGATGCAGATTGTATTAAAAAGATTCGTGAGATAATGAATAAACTCGGTGCAAAACCACAGGCCGGTTTTGATAGAATTAAACCCGCAGAACCTAAATTAAATCCCGAAGAAATTTATGGCAACACTCCCACCGAAGCTTCCAAACCTTATGACACTCATTTTCTTATTCAGCGATTAGTTGACGATAGCAATTTCGAAGAATATAAAGCTGGATATGGTAAAACAATTATCTGTGGTTATGGTCGGGTTGATGGCTGGGCAGTCGGCATTGTAGCCAACCAACGCAAGACAGTAAAAAATAAAAAAGGTGAGATGCAATTGGGCGGAGTTATCTATAGCGACAGTGCCGATAAAGCCGCTCGATTTATTATGAATTGCAATCAGAAAAAAATACCCCTTGTGTTTTTACAAGATGTAACCGGTTTTATGGTAGGCACCAAATCAGAACATGGCGGCATTATAAAAGACGGAGCTAAAATGGTGAATGCCGTTTCCAATTCCGTAGTACCAAAATTCACAATTATCGTCGGCAATAGTTATGGTGCAGGCAATTATGCCATGTGCGGCAAAGCCTACGATCCCCGATTAATAGTTGCCTGGCCCAATGCAAAAATTGCCGTAATGGGTGGCGCTCAGGCAGCAAGCACATTAATGCAAATTCAGGTATCATCCCTCAAAGCAAAAGGCAAAGAATTAAGTGCCGAAGATGAAGCCGCTATGCTCAAAGAAATTACCGACCGCTATAATACACAAATGACTCCCTACTATGCCGCAGCCCGCCTTTGGGTAGATGCCATAATTGACCCCATCCAAACCAGAAACTGGATTTCTCTGGGCATAGAAGCCGCCAATCAAAACCCGGATATAAAACCATTTAGTACGGGTGTGATGCAGGTGTAG
- a CDS encoding Pr6Pr family membrane protein, which produces MKKKFEIIGFIITWLAVIAQLILMIQNRQADIAETVIRFISFFTILTNTLVALYFSTKVFKLSNNLFSRNGALTAITTFILIVGIVYQIALRKIWAPTGLQLIVNELLHTIIPLYFLVYLILYSNKSDYNYKQVLAWIIYPIAYLIFVFTRGYYSNYYPYPFLNISEIGTRQAGINTVIIFCASVCLMLLLIFIGKHFKRMQNWKEN; this is translated from the coding sequence ATGAAGAAAAAATTTGAAATAATTGGTTTTATAATAACCTGGTTAGCTGTTATAGCTCAATTGATTTTAATGATTCAAAACAGACAAGCAGACATTGCAGAAACTGTAATCCGCTTTATAAGTTTCTTTACTATACTAACAAATACACTTGTCGCACTTTACTTTTCTACAAAAGTTTTTAAACTTTCAAATAATCTATTTAGTAGAAATGGTGCATTAACTGCCATCACTACTTTTATTCTAATTGTTGGAATTGTGTATCAAATAGCGTTAAGAAAAATTTGGGCTCCCACAGGATTACAATTAATAGTAAATGAATTATTGCACACCATAATTCCATTATACTTTTTAGTGTATTTGATTCTTTATTCAAACAAATCTGATTATAACTACAAACAAGTTCTTGCTTGGATAATTTATCCAATAGCATATTTGATTTTCGTATTTACAAGAGGTTATTATTCCAATTATTACCCCTACCCTTTTTTAAATATCTCAGAGATTGGTACACGGCAAGCCGGCATCAATACTGTGATTATTTTCTGTGCATCCGTTTGCTTAATGTTATTATTAATTTTTATAGGAAAGCATTTTAAAAGAATGCAGAATTGGAAAGAGAATTAG
- a CDS encoding DASS family sodium-coupled anion symporter: MRKSIINFILSFVIAIVITLLLKEPGFTDSQTYVIFLLFFSIGLWATEAIPAFAVSLFIIAYLVFALGNPHINSAPENIEQYAQTFSDHIIWLLLGGFFLAKAMAKTKLDQSLITTTLKIAGTNPRNILIALMAVTMLSSMLISNTATTSMVLAAVMPLILSLGKNSNVAKAIVLGIPVASTAGGMATIIGTPANAITAGVLRNAGIEIDFLGWIIYGLPLALVLTIICCIALIIKYLKNTDPVSINSLIEEKSDDIKTSLLYRRIVIVVIIITVGLWLTSSIHGLTAASVCAVPLVVFTLTGVLNGKDIQGMGWDTLFLVAGGLSLGLALENTGLLNHYAQMLSNLQLNSTFLLYLFGFMAMLLATVMTNSTTSTLMVPICMSILVAFKLEVALIVALSSSTALLLLASSPSNAIIYGTGFIQQKDLRLTGLLFGLIGQLITILWVTFN; this comes from the coding sequence ATGCGCAAATCAATTATTAATTTCATTCTCTCATTTGTAATTGCAATTGTAATTACACTTCTATTAAAAGAACCCGGCTTTACTGATTCTCAAACCTATGTTATCTTCCTCCTGTTTTTTTCTATCGGCCTTTGGGCAACGGAAGCAATACCCGCTTTTGCAGTTAGCTTATTCATAATTGCATACTTAGTTTTCGCATTAGGTAACCCACATATTAATTCAGCGCCGGAAAATATTGAACAGTATGCACAAACATTTTCCGATCATATTATATGGTTGCTACTCGGTGGTTTTTTTCTTGCCAAAGCAATGGCAAAAACAAAATTGGATCAATCACTTATTACAACCACACTTAAAATTGCAGGCACTAATCCACGCAATATTTTAATCGCATTAATGGCAGTTACCATGTTGTCTTCTATGTTGATTTCAAATACAGCTACCACTTCAATGGTACTTGCAGCCGTGATGCCTTTAATACTTTCATTAGGTAAAAATTCAAATGTTGCCAAAGCTATAGTATTAGGTATTCCTGTTGCTTCCACTGCTGGCGGTATGGCAACAATTATAGGCACCCCCGCAAATGCAATTACAGCAGGAGTGTTACGAAATGCAGGAATTGAAATTGATTTTTTGGGTTGGATAATTTATGGTTTACCCCTTGCATTAGTTCTCACTATTATTTGTTGCATCGCACTTATTATTAAGTATTTAAAAAACACTGATCCCGTTTCAATTAATAGTTTGATTGAAGAAAAAAGCGACGATATAAAAACATCACTGCTTTATCGCAGAATAGTAATTGTTGTTATAATTATTACTGTTGGCTTATGGTTAACCTCTTCTATTCACGGATTAACTGCAGCATCGGTTTGTGCTGTTCCACTTGTAGTATTTACACTCACGGGAGTACTTAATGGAAAAGATATTCAAGGTATGGGATGGGACACATTATTTTTAGTTGCCGGAGGATTATCACTTGGCCTTGCACTTGAAAATACAGGATTATTAAATCATTATGCGCAGATGCTTTCTAATTTGCAATTAAACAGTACATTTCTATTGTATCTTTTTGGTTTTATGGCAATGCTTCTCGCAACAGTTATGACTAACTCAACCACAAGTACATTAATGGTTCCTATTTGTATGTCAATACTTGTCGCATTTAAATTAGAAGTAGCACTTATTGTTGCACTCTCCTCATCCACTGCATTATTATTATTAGCATCCAGTCCATCCAATGCAATTATTTACGGCACTGGTTTTATTCAGCAAAAAGATCTTCGGCTTACCGGATTATTATTCGGATTAATCGGCCAGTTGATTACAATATTGTGGGTTACTTTTAATTAA
- a CDS encoding NYN domain-containing protein → MTDDKLAVLIDADNVPYSIVKEMMEEISKNGTPTIKRIYADWTKPTVSGWKNILLENAITPIQQYSYTSGKNSSDSALIIDAMDILYSEKVNGFCIVSSDSDFTRLATRLREAGMIVIGFGEKKTPQPFISACDKFIYLEILKAKTKATNGVSNSSKKHKRDDDPISKVDAKTIQLITDSVNDLADESGWTFLGSLGNFIIKKKPDFDPRNYGYSKLLPLIKGINKFEIDERDTGVGNIRHIYLRQK, encoded by the coding sequence ATGACCGACGATAAACTTGCAGTATTAATAGACGCCGACAATGTGCCTTATTCAATTGTGAAAGAAATGATGGAAGAAATTTCTAAGAATGGTACACCAACCATTAAACGTATTTATGCCGATTGGACAAAACCCACCGTTTCCGGTTGGAAAAATATTCTTTTAGAAAATGCAATTACACCTATTCAACAATACAGCTATACATCAGGAAAAAACTCCAGTGACAGCGCATTGATAATTGATGCAATGGATATTTTATATTCTGAAAAAGTTAATGGCTTTTGCATTGTTTCCAGCGATAGTGATTTTACAAGATTGGCGACAAGACTCAGAGAAGCAGGAATGATTGTAATAGGATTTGGCGAAAAGAAAACACCGCAACCTTTTATTTCTGCTTGTGATAAATTTATTTATCTTGAAATTTTAAAAGCCAAAACCAAGGCAACAAATGGCGTTTCCAATTCTTCAAAGAAACATAAACGAGATGACGATCCCATTAGTAAAGTGGATGCGAAAACAATACAGCTCATCACAGATAGTGTAAATGATTTGGCAGACGAAAGTGGCTGGACTTTTTTAGGCAGCTTAGGAAATTTTATCATTAAAAAGAAACCCGATTTTGATCCGAGAAATTACGGCTATTCCAAATTGTTGCCATTAATAAAAGGTATAAATAAATTCGAAATTGATGAAAGAGATACCGGGGTAGGTAATATCAGGCATATTTATTTAAGGCAAAAATAA
- a CDS encoding glucose 1-dehydrogenase — MIPSSLFDLTGKTAIVTGGGNGIGKASCKLLAAYGANVVVSDYNSESANAVVKEIQKEGGNAIAIDCDVTKDEELVQLVEGTLKAFGQINILVNNVGGGGAGKESPSQIKVDQFKKVFEMNVFSMWRMCQLVAPHMQESGYGSIINMSSMASINSSPAISAYASSKAAINHMTRNLAFDFGPVIRINAIGPGAIHTDALAKVLTPEIEKKMLAHTPLQRLGKPEDIAGAVLYFASPISNWVSGQVLFVNGGGVQTLD, encoded by the coding sequence ATGATACCTTCTTCTTTATTTGATTTAACAGGAAAAACTGCTATCGTTACCGGTGGTGGAAATGGAATTGGAAAAGCAAGTTGTAAATTACTTGCAGCTTATGGAGCTAACGTTGTAGTGTCTGATTACAATAGTGAATCCGCAAATGCGGTGGTGAAAGAAATACAAAAAGAAGGCGGCAATGCAATTGCAATTGATTGCGATGTAACCAAAGATGAAGAGCTTGTACAATTAGTGGAAGGAACTTTAAAAGCATTCGGACAAATAAATATTTTAGTAAATAATGTTGGGGGTGGTGGTGCAGGTAAAGAGAGTCCATCACAAATTAAAGTAGATCAATTTAAAAAAGTATTTGAGATGAATGTGTTTAGCATGTGGCGTATGTGTCAACTCGTTGCTCCACACATGCAGGAATCCGGTTATGGAAGTATTATTAATATGTCTTCTATGGCGAGTATAAATTCCAGTCCTGCTATTAGTGCTTATGCTTCTTCAAAAGCTGCAATAAATCATATGACAAGAAATCTTGCATTTGATTTTGGTCCTGTAATCCGAATAAATGCAATTGGTCCGGGCGCAATTCATACCGATGCTTTAGCTAAAGTTTTAACTCCTGAAATAGAAAAGAAAATGTTGGCACATACACCATTACAACGATTGGGAAAACCCGAAGATATTGCAGGTGCTGTGTTGTATTTTGCTTCACCCATTTCTAATTGGGTAAGCGGTCAGGTGTTGTTTGTGAATGGTGGTGGAGTGCAAACGTTGGATTAA
- a CDS encoding winged helix-turn-helix transcriptional regulator, whose amino-acid sequence MGASKTEHFTAKQNAIAKLAKALGHPARVAIVEYLMKVDTCICGDIVNVLPLAQPTVSQHLKELKSAGLIKGSIEGNAICYCIDEKAIEKIESYFTNISNKLTDKKNNCC is encoded by the coding sequence ATGGGAGCATCAAAAACAGAACATTTCACAGCTAAGCAAAATGCTATTGCGAAACTTGCCAAAGCATTAGGTCATCCGGCGAGGGTAGCTATTGTAGAATATTTAATGAAAGTGGATACTTGTATCTGCGGCGATATTGTAAATGTATTGCCCCTCGCCCAGCCTACAGTTTCTCAACATCTGAAGGAATTGAAATCCGCTGGATTAATTAAAGGCAGTATTGAAGGCAATGCGATTTGTTATTGTATTGACGAAAAAGCGATTGAAAAAATAGAAAGTTATTTTACAAATATCTCCAACAAACTCACTGATAAAAAAAATAATTGTTGTTAA
- a CDS encoding arsenite methyltransferase has protein sequence MKNAEELKELVKQKYSEIALQDKETNQSSCCGAGGCSDEVYNIMSEDYTTLEGYNPDADLGLGCGLPTQFAKIKAGDTVIDLGSGAGNDCFIARNETGESGKVIGIDFTPAMIDKARANAEKLGFNNVEFRQGDIEKMPVTANVADVIVSNCVLNLVPDKNNVIKDIFRVLKAGGHFSISDVVLVGQLPDKLQKDAEMYAGCVAGAIQKEEYLEMIKANGFTNITIQKEKSIHVPDDILKNYLNEKELSEYRNGNTGIFSITVYAEKPKACCEPGCCS, from the coding sequence ATGAAAAATGCAGAAGAATTAAAAGAATTAGTAAAACAGAAATACAGCGAAATCGCATTACAGGATAAAGAAACAAATCAATCTTCTTGCTGCGGCGCAGGTGGCTGCTCTGATGAAGTGTATAATATTATGAGTGAAGATTATACAACATTAGAAGGCTATAATCCCGATGCAGATCTTGGTTTAGGTTGTGGATTACCCACTCAATTTGCTAAAATAAAAGCAGGTGATACTGTAATTGATTTAGGAAGTGGCGCAGGTAATGATTGTTTTATTGCAAGAAATGAAACCGGTGAATCAGGAAAAGTAATTGGTATTGATTTCACTCCTGCCATGATAGATAAAGCAAGAGCAAATGCAGAGAAATTAGGTTTTAATAATGTAGAATTCCGTCAGGGTGATATTGAAAAAATGCCGGTTACTGCAAATGTTGCTGATGTGATAGTAAGTAATTGTGTGTTGAATCTTGTGCCCGATAAAAACAATGTGATTAAAGATATTTTCAGAGTATTAAAAGCCGGTGGACATTTTAGTATTTCTGATGTGGTTCTTGTAGGTCAGCTTCCTGATAAATTGCAAAAAGATGCTGAGATGTATGCAGGTTGTGTGGCAGGTGCCATTCAGAAAGAGGAATATTTAGAAATGATAAAAGCGAATGGTTTCACCAATATCACTATTCAAAAAGAAAAGTCTATTCATGTGCCCGACGATATATTGAAAAATTATTTAAACGAAAAAGAATTAAGTGAATATCGCAATGGCAACACCGGTATATTCAGCATAACTGTTTACGCCGAAAAACCAAAGGCATGTTGTGAGCCGGGTTGTTGCAGTTAA
- a CDS encoding arsenate reductase ArsC: MIPKNILVLCTGNSCRSQIAEGYLRFFAKDKAVIYSAGIETHGVNPKAIATMLEDEIDISNHTSNHVDEYASIPFDFVITVCDNAKEKCPYFPTSATKFHHNFPDPAKAIGTEDEVKAEFRKVREQIKEYCKEFIENNLK; encoded by the coding sequence ATGATTCCAAAAAACATATTAGTACTATGCACAGGCAACAGTTGCAGAAGTCAAATTGCGGAAGGGTACTTACGATTTTTTGCAAAAGATAAAGCTGTTATTTATAGTGCGGGAATTGAAACACATGGCGTAAATCCAAAAGCAATTGCAACTATGCTTGAAGATGAAATAGATATCAGTAATCATACTTCAAACCATGTAGATGAATATGCATCTATCCCATTTGATTTTGTAATAACTGTTTGCGATAATGCAAAAGAAAAATGTCCCTACTTCCCTACTTCTGCAACAAAATTTCATCATAACTTTCCCGACCCTGCTAAAGCAATTGGAACAGAAGATGAAGTAAAAGCCGAATTTAGAAAAGTGAGAGAACAGATAAAAGAATATTGTAAGGAGTTTATTGAAAATAATTTAAAGTAA
- a CDS encoding LLM class flavin-dependent oxidoreductase, giving the protein MEIGIDSFAGVPDSGNGKSDNAKAMAELLERMEYADQMGLDVFGIGEHYRKEFLDSAPYMILAAAASKTKRITLTSAVTVLSAADPVRAFQNYATLDLISNGRAEMVVGRGSFIESFPLFGYDLNDYDELFTEKLELLLAIRDKETITWKGRFRPALHNQAIYPRPIQAQLPIWLGVGGTPSSFSRAGELGMPLMVAIIGGNTHRFRPLIDMYYEAAEKAGHASNTLKVGLHSLGYVGADAETARNNYYPGYAETFTRIGKERGWPPVTRPHFDNQTNPLGALVVGNAEEVAEKILRHSKALGGISRFTFQMDNAGLSHSQLMQSIELIGKKVKPLVLAGLG; this is encoded by the coding sequence ATGGAAATAGGCATAGATAGTTTCGCAGGCGTTCCAGATTCAGGAAACGGAAAATCAGACAATGCAAAAGCAATGGCTGAATTATTAGAGCGCATGGAATACGCCGATCAAATGGGATTGGATGTATTCGGAATCGGCGAACATTACCGCAAAGAATTTCTTGACTCCGCACCCTACATGATACTTGCCGCAGCCGCTTCAAAAACAAAACGCATCACACTTACAAGTGCAGTAACCGTATTAAGTGCCGCCGATCCCGTGCGGGCATTTCAGAACTATGCCACCCTCGATCTTATCTCTAACGGTCGTGCCGAAATGGTGGTAGGTCGTGGTTCTTTTATCGAATCCTTTCCGCTGTTTGGTTACGACCTGAATGATTACGACGAGCTCTTCACCGAGAAATTAGAACTGCTGCTCGCCATTCGGGATAAAGAAACAATCACATGGAAAGGTCGCTTCCGTCCGGCATTACATAATCAGGCAATCTATCCCCGGCCAATTCAAGCACAATTGCCCATTTGGTTAGGCGTTGGTGGCACACCCTCCTCTTTTTCCAGAGCAGGCGAGTTGGGCATGCCATTAATGGTAGCCATTATCGGCGGCAACACACATCGCTTTCGTCCATTAATAGACATGTATTATGAAGCCGCCGAAAAAGCCGGACATGCAAGCAATACCCTGAAAGTAGGTTTACATTCATTAGGCTATGTAGGCGCCGATGCCGAAACTGCCCGCAACAATTATTATCCCGGCTATGCAGAAACATTTACCCGCATCGGCAAAGAAAGAGGCTGGCCACCCGTAACCCGTCCGCATTTCGACAATCAGACAAATCCACTCGGCGCATTAGTAGTAGGCAACGCAGAAGAAGTAGCAGAAAAAATATTGCGACACAGCAAAGCACTCGGTGGCATTTCCCGCTTCACATTCCAAATGGACAATGCCGGCCTCTCCCACTCTCAACTCATGCAATCCATAGAACTCATCGGCAAAAAAGTAAAGCCACTTGTGTTAGCAGGGTTGGGGTAA
- a CDS encoding SAM-dependent DNA methyltransferase, translating to MFEQTFKNIDDILHKDAGCGSELDYVEQTSWVLFLKYLDDLEKDKATAAELTGKSYTNIIDKEYQWSNWAAPKLDNGKIDHNALSGDDLLLFVDSKLFPYLKKFKTDAESADTIEYKIGEIFSELKNSIQSGYNLREVINRIDELRFRTHAEKHEMSHLYEDKIKNMGNAGRNGGEYYTPRPLIKTIVKVVAPEIGNKIYDGAVGSAGFLVESFEYLKHSKKLTTTDVTTLQKKTFYGKEKKSLAYIIGIMNMILHGVEAPNIVHTNTLAENLADIQEKDRYDIVLANPPFGGKERAEVQQNFPIKTGETASLFLQHFIKILKAGGKAGVVIKNTFLSNTDNASISLRKLLLENCNLHTVLDLPGGTFTGAGVKTVVLFFEKGTSTKKVWFYQLNLDRNLGKTNPLNENDLAEFVELQKTKADSPNSWSVDVKNLTQASPKSLVSPESQTYDLSAKNPNKKVEAALRQPQEILEEMKALDEESADILKSILEMI from the coding sequence ATGTTTGAACAAACCTTTAAAAACATAGATGACATATTACATAAAGATGCCGGTTGTGGTAGCGAATTGGATTATGTAGAGCAAACTTCCTGGGTGTTGTTTCTTAAATATCTTGATGATTTAGAAAAGGATAAAGCAACTGCTGCTGAATTAACTGGTAAATCATATACAAATATTATTGACAAAGAATATCAATGGAGCAATTGGGCTGCGCCTAAACTTGACAATGGAAAAATTGATCATAATGCGCTTAGCGGTGATGATTTATTACTCTTTGTTGATAGCAAACTATTTCCATACTTAAAAAAATTTAAAACTGATGCTGAAAGTGCAGATACTATTGAATATAAAATTGGAGAAATATTTAGCGAACTGAAAAACAGCATACAAAGCGGTTACAATTTAAGAGAAGTAATAAACCGCATTGATGAATTGCGTTTTAGAACCCACGCGGAGAAGCACGAAATGAGCCACTTGTATGAGGATAAAATAAAAAACATGGGCAATGCAGGTCGCAATGGTGGCGAATATTATACACCACGACCTTTAATTAAAACCATTGTAAAAGTGGTAGCTCCTGAAATAGGAAATAAAATTTATGATGGCGCAGTTGGTTCAGCAGGTTTCTTGGTAGAATCTTTTGAATATTTAAAGCATAGTAAAAAACTTACCACTACTGATGTAACAACATTACAGAAAAAAACTTTTTACGGTAAAGAGAAAAAATCATTGGCTTACATCATTGGCATTATGAATATGATTTTGCACGGAGTGGAAGCACCCAACATAGTGCATACAAATACACTTGCAGAAAACTTAGCCGACATACAGGAAAAAGACCGTTACGATATAGTACTTGCCAACCCACCATTCGGAGGAAAAGAAAGAGCCGAAGTGCAGCAAAACTTCCCGATTAAAACAGGTGAAACTGCTTCGCTTTTTTTACAACATTTTATTAAGATATTGAAAGCAGGTGGCAAAGCGGGTGTAGTAATTAAAAATACCTTTTTGAGCAATACTGACAATGCTAGTATTAGTTTACGCAAATTGCTTTTAGAAAACTGTAACCTACATACAGTTCTGGATTTACCCGGCGGTACTTTTACAGGAGCAGGTGTAAAAACAGTTGTGTTGTTTTTCGAAAAAGGCACTTCAACAAAAAAGGTTTGGTTTTATCAATTGAACTTAGATAGAAACTTAGGCAAAACAAACCCACTAAATGAAAACGATTTGGCAGAGTTTGTAGAACTACAAAAAACCAAAGCCGATAGCCCAAACTCTTGGTCAGTTGATGTCAAAAATTTAACCCAGGCGTCCCCAAAGTCCTTGGTGTCCCCCGAAAGCCAGACCTACGACCTAAGTGCCAAAAATCCCAACAAAAAAGTAGAAGCTGCCTTACGCCAACCGCAAGAAATTTTAGAAGAAATGAAAGCTTTGGACGAAGAAAGTGCTGATATTTTAAAATCAATTTTGGAAATGATTTGA
- a CDS encoding virulence RhuM family protein — MRNEIILYRPDEIAEHIEVRIDEETVWLNRQQISDLFNRDVKTIGKHINNIFSEGELIEKATVANFATVQNEGGRMVERQVENYNLDMIISVGYRVKSQRGIQFRIWANSILKDYLLKGYAINNRMNRLEDNVETLSKKVTEIDLQISSHLIPTQGVFFEGQVFDAYELASKIIRSAKHQIVLIDNYLDETTFTHLSKKKKGVKVLLFTKNISKQINYLNHACLPLEGIKRIKRFQRLCKQK; from the coding sequence TTGAGAAACGAAATTATTTTATATCGCCCTGACGAGATTGCCGAACACATTGAAGTAAGAATTGATGAAGAAACTGTTTGGCTTAATCGTCAGCAAATTTCTGATTTGTTTAACAGAGATGTGAAAACAATTGGAAAACATATTAATAACATTTTTTCGGAAGGAGAACTTATAGAAAAGGCAACTGTCGCAAATTTTGCGACAGTTCAAAACGAAGGTGGAAGAATGGTTGAAAGACAAGTGGAAAACTACAACCTCGATATGATTATTTCTGTAGGTTATAGAGTAAAATCACAAAGAGGAATTCAGTTTCGTATTTGGGCAAACAGTATTCTTAAAGATTATTTATTGAAAGGCTACGCTATAAACAATAGGATGAACCGATTGGAAGATAATGTGGAAACCTTATCAAAAAAAGTAACCGAAATAGACTTGCAAATAAGCTCCCATTTGATTCCGACACAAGGTGTTTTTTTTGAAGGACAAGTATTTGATGCTTACGAGTTGGCATCCAAAATTATTCGCTCGGCTAAACATCAAATTGTACTCATTGATAACTATTTAGACGAAACCACATTCACCCATCTATCCAAAAAGAAAAAAGGCGTAAAGGTTCTTTTATTTACCAAAAATATCAGCAAGCAAATAAACTATCTGAATCACGCCTGCCTGCCGCTGGAAGGGATTAAACGGATTAAAAGATTTCAGAGATTATGCAAACAGAAATAA